A genomic window from Macaca mulatta isolate MMU2019108-1 chromosome 19, T2T-MMU8v2.0, whole genome shotgun sequence includes:
- the KIR3DL2 gene encoding killer cell immunoglobulin-like receptor, three domains, long cytoplasmic tail, 2 isoform X6, with amino-acid sequence MSLMVISMACVGFFLLQRAWSHVDGQDKPFLSAWPSAVVPQGEHVSLQCHSHLGFTIFSLYKEDGVPAPELYNRRFWKDILLGPVTPAHAGTYRCRGSHLHSPTEWSAPSNPLVITVTGVYRKPSLLAHPGPLVKSGEMVVLQCWSDMRFEHFLLHREGITEDPLHLTGQLHDGGSQANSSVGPMIPALAGTYRCFGSVAYSPYEWSAPSDPLDIVIIGLYGKPSLTAQPGPTVQAGENVTLSCSSQSSFDIYRLSRDGEAHGLRLPAVPRVSGTFKADFPLGPATHGGNYRCFGSFRALPYVWSHPSDPLPISVTGNSSSTWSSPTEPSSNTGIPRHLHVLIVSSVVIIPFTILLFFLLHRWCSNKKTQRDRMSESGCWQLRDLRHLWPPPVSWYLLMK; translated from the exons ATGTCGCTCATGGTCATCAGCATGGCATGTGTTG GGTTCTTCTTGCTGCAGAGGGCCTGGTCACATGTGG ATGGTCAGGACAAGCCCTTCCTCTCTGCCTGGCCCAGCGCTGTGGTGCCTCAAGGAGAACACGTGAGTCTTCAGTGTCACTCTCATCTTGGGTTTACCATCTTCAGTCTGTACAAGGAAGATGGGGTGCCTGCCCCTGAGCTCTACAACAGAAGATTCTGGAAGGACATCCTCCTGGGCCCTGTGACCCCGGCACACGCAGGGACCTACAGATGTCGGGGTTCACACCTGCACTCCCCCACTGAGTGGTCGGCTCCCAGCAACCCCCTGGTGATCACGGTCACAG GAGTCTACAGAAAGCCTTCCCTCCTGGCCCACCCAGGTCCCCTGGTGAAATCAGGAGAGATGGTCGTCCTGCAATGTTGGTCAGATATGAGGTTTGAGCATTTCCTTCTGCACAGAGAGGGGATCACTGAGGACCCCTTGCACCTCACTGGACAGCTCCATGATGGGGGTTCCCAGGCCAACTCTTCCGTGGGTCCCATGATACCTGCCCTTGCAGGGACCTACAGATGTTTTGGTTCTGTCGCTTACTCCCCCTATGAGTGGTCAGCTCCCAGTGACCCTCTGGACATCGTGATCATAG GTCTATATGGGAAACCTTCTCTCACAGCCCAGCCGGGCCCCACGGTTCAGGCAGGAGAGAACGTGACCTTGTCCTGCAGCTCCCAGAGCTCGTTTGACATTTACCGTCTATCCAGGGATGGGGAGGCCCATGGACTTAGGCTCCCTGCAGTGCCGAGGGTCAGTGGAACATTCAAGGCTGACTTTCCTCTGGGCCCTGCAACCCACGGAGGGAACTACAGATGCTTTGGCTCTTTCCGTGCCCTGCCCTATGTGTGGTCACACCCGAGTGACCCACTGCCCATTTCtgtcacag GAAACTCTTCAAGTACTTGGTCTTCACCCACAGAACCAAGCTCCAACACTG GTATCCCCAGACACCTGCATGTTCTGATTGTGTCCTCAGTGGTCATCATCCCCTTCAccatcctcctcttctttctcctgcatCGCTGGTGCTCCAACAAAAAGA CTCAGAGAGATAGAATGTCTGAGTCTGGCTGTTGGCAACTGAGGGACCTCAGGCACCTATGGCCTCCCCCTGTATCTTGGTATCTGCTTATGAAATGA
- the KIR3DL2 gene encoding killer cell immunoglobulin-like receptor, three domains, long cytoplasmic tail, 2 isoform X1, protein MSLMVISMACVGFFLLQRAWSHVDGQDKPFLSAWPSAVVPQGEHVSLQCHSHLGFTIFSLYKEDGVPAPELYNRRFWKDILLGPVTPAHAGTYRCRGSHLHSPTEWSAPSNPLVITVTGVYRKPSLLAHPGPLVKSGEMVVLQCWSDMRFEHFLLHREGITEDPLHLTGQLHDGGSQANSSVGPMIPALAGTYRCFGSVAYSPYEWSAPSDPLDIVIIGLYGKPSLTAQPGPTVQAGENVTLSCSSQSSFDIYRLSRDGEAHGLRLPAVPRVSGTFKADFPLGPATHGGNYRCFGSFRALPYVWSHPSDPLPISVTGNSSSTWSSPTEPSSNTGIPRHLHVLIVSSVVIIPFTILLFFLLHRWCSNKKNAAVMDQEPAGDRTVNREDSDEPDPQEVTYAQLDHRVFTQRKIARPSQRPKRPPTDTSVYIELPNAEPRSLSPAREHQSQALRGSSRETTALSQTQLAIPMYQPQESEGVSLHLRASLFLTPRI, encoded by the exons ATGTCGCTCATGGTCATCAGCATGGCATGTGTTG GGTTCTTCTTGCTGCAGAGGGCCTGGTCACATGTGG ATGGTCAGGACAAGCCCTTCCTCTCTGCCTGGCCCAGCGCTGTGGTGCCTCAAGGAGAACACGTGAGTCTTCAGTGTCACTCTCATCTTGGGTTTACCATCTTCAGTCTGTACAAGGAAGATGGGGTGCCTGCCCCTGAGCTCTACAACAGAAGATTCTGGAAGGACATCCTCCTGGGCCCTGTGACCCCGGCACACGCAGGGACCTACAGATGTCGGGGTTCACACCTGCACTCCCCCACTGAGTGGTCGGCTCCCAGCAACCCCCTGGTGATCACGGTCACAG GAGTCTACAGAAAGCCTTCCCTCCTGGCCCACCCAGGTCCCCTGGTGAAATCAGGAGAGATGGTCGTCCTGCAATGTTGGTCAGATATGAGGTTTGAGCATTTCCTTCTGCACAGAGAGGGGATCACTGAGGACCCCTTGCACCTCACTGGACAGCTCCATGATGGGGGTTCCCAGGCCAACTCTTCCGTGGGTCCCATGATACCTGCCCTTGCAGGGACCTACAGATGTTTTGGTTCTGTCGCTTACTCCCCCTATGAGTGGTCAGCTCCCAGTGACCCTCTGGACATCGTGATCATAG GTCTATATGGGAAACCTTCTCTCACAGCCCAGCCGGGCCCCACGGTTCAGGCAGGAGAGAACGTGACCTTGTCCTGCAGCTCCCAGAGCTCGTTTGACATTTACCGTCTATCCAGGGATGGGGAGGCCCATGGACTTAGGCTCCCTGCAGTGCCGAGGGTCAGTGGAACATTCAAGGCTGACTTTCCTCTGGGCCCTGCAACCCACGGAGGGAACTACAGATGCTTTGGCTCTTTCCGTGCCCTGCCCTATGTGTGGTCACACCCGAGTGACCCACTGCCCATTTCtgtcacag GAAACTCTTCAAGTACTTGGTCTTCACCCACAGAACCAAGCTCCAACACTG GTATCCCCAGACACCTGCATGTTCTGATTGTGTCCTCAGTGGTCATCATCCCCTTCAccatcctcctcttctttctcctgcatCGCTGGTGCTCCAACAAAAAGA ATGCTGCTGTAATGGACCAAGAGCCTGCAGGGGACAGAACAGTGAACAGGGAG GACTCTGATGAACCAGACCCTCAGGAGGTGACATACGCACAGTTGGATCACCGCGTTTTCACACAGAGAAAAATCGCTCGCCCTTCTCAGAGGCCCAAGAGACCCCCAACAGATACCAGCGTGTACATAGAGCTTCCAAATGCTGAGCCCAGATCATTGTCTCCTGCCCGTGAGCACCAGAGTCAGGCCTTGAGGGGGTCCTCCAGGGAGACAACAGCCCTGTCTCAAACCCAGCTTGCCA
- the KIR3DL2 gene encoding killer cell immunoglobulin-like receptor, three domains, long cytoplasmic tail, 2 isoform X7 → MSLMVISMACVGFFLLQRAWSHVDGQDKPFLSAWPSAVVPQGEHVSLQCHSHLGFTIFSLYKEDGVPAPELYNRRFWKDILLGPVTPAHAGTYRCRGSHLHSPTEWSAPSNPLVITVTGVYRKPSLLAHPGPLVKSGEMVVLQCWSDMRFEHFLLHREGITEDPLHLTGQLHDGGSQANSSVGPMIPALAGTYRCFGSVAYSPYEWSAPSDPLDIVIIGLYGKPSLTAQPGPTVQAGENVTLSCSSQSSFDIYRLSRDGEAHGLRLPAVPRVSGTFKADFPLGPATHGGNYRCFGSFRALPYVWSHPSDPLPISVTGNSSSTWSSPTEPSSNTGIPRHLHVLIVSSVVIIPFTILLFFLLHRWCSNKKSKCCCNGPRACRGQNSEQGGL, encoded by the exons ATGTCGCTCATGGTCATCAGCATGGCATGTGTTG GGTTCTTCTTGCTGCAGAGGGCCTGGTCACATGTGG ATGGTCAGGACAAGCCCTTCCTCTCTGCCTGGCCCAGCGCTGTGGTGCCTCAAGGAGAACACGTGAGTCTTCAGTGTCACTCTCATCTTGGGTTTACCATCTTCAGTCTGTACAAGGAAGATGGGGTGCCTGCCCCTGAGCTCTACAACAGAAGATTCTGGAAGGACATCCTCCTGGGCCCTGTGACCCCGGCACACGCAGGGACCTACAGATGTCGGGGTTCACACCTGCACTCCCCCACTGAGTGGTCGGCTCCCAGCAACCCCCTGGTGATCACGGTCACAG GAGTCTACAGAAAGCCTTCCCTCCTGGCCCACCCAGGTCCCCTGGTGAAATCAGGAGAGATGGTCGTCCTGCAATGTTGGTCAGATATGAGGTTTGAGCATTTCCTTCTGCACAGAGAGGGGATCACTGAGGACCCCTTGCACCTCACTGGACAGCTCCATGATGGGGGTTCCCAGGCCAACTCTTCCGTGGGTCCCATGATACCTGCCCTTGCAGGGACCTACAGATGTTTTGGTTCTGTCGCTTACTCCCCCTATGAGTGGTCAGCTCCCAGTGACCCTCTGGACATCGTGATCATAG GTCTATATGGGAAACCTTCTCTCACAGCCCAGCCGGGCCCCACGGTTCAGGCAGGAGAGAACGTGACCTTGTCCTGCAGCTCCCAGAGCTCGTTTGACATTTACCGTCTATCCAGGGATGGGGAGGCCCATGGACTTAGGCTCCCTGCAGTGCCGAGGGTCAGTGGAACATTCAAGGCTGACTTTCCTCTGGGCCCTGCAACCCACGGAGGGAACTACAGATGCTTTGGCTCTTTCCGTGCCCTGCCCTATGTGTGGTCACACCCGAGTGACCCACTGCCCATTTCtgtcacag GAAACTCTTCAAGTACTTGGTCTTCACCCACAGAACCAAGCTCCAACACTG GTATCCCCAGACACCTGCATGTTCTGATTGTGTCCTCAGTGGTCATCATCCCCTTCAccatcctcctcttctttctcctgcatCGCTGGTGCTCCAACAAAAAGAGTAA ATGCTGCTGTAATGGACCAAGAGCCTGCAGGGGACAGAACAGTGAACAGGGAG GACTCTGA
- the KIR3DL2 gene encoding killer cell immunoglobulin-like receptor, three domains, long cytoplasmic tail, 2 isoform X8, producing MSLMVISMACVGFFLLQRAWSHVDGQDKPFLSAWPSAVVPQGEHVSLQCHSHLGFTIFSLYKEDGVPAPELYNRRFWKDILLGPVTPAHAGTYRCRGSHLHSPTEWSAPSNPLVITVTGVYRKPSLLAHPGPLVKSGEMVVLQCWSDMRFEHFLLHREGITEDPLHLTGQLHDGGSQANSSVGPMIPALAGTYRCFGSVAYSPYEWSAPSDPLDIVIIGLYGKPSLTAQPGPTVQAGENVTLSCSSQSSFDIYRLSRDGEAHGLRLPAVPRVSGTFKADFPLGPATHGGNYRCFGSFRALPYVWSHPSDPLPISVTGNSSSTWSSPTEPSSNTGEYPQTPACSDCVLSGHHPLHHPPLLSPASLVLQQKECCCNGPRACRGQNSEQGGL from the exons ATGTCGCTCATGGTCATCAGCATGGCATGTGTTG GGTTCTTCTTGCTGCAGAGGGCCTGGTCACATGTGG ATGGTCAGGACAAGCCCTTCCTCTCTGCCTGGCCCAGCGCTGTGGTGCCTCAAGGAGAACACGTGAGTCTTCAGTGTCACTCTCATCTTGGGTTTACCATCTTCAGTCTGTACAAGGAAGATGGGGTGCCTGCCCCTGAGCTCTACAACAGAAGATTCTGGAAGGACATCCTCCTGGGCCCTGTGACCCCGGCACACGCAGGGACCTACAGATGTCGGGGTTCACACCTGCACTCCCCCACTGAGTGGTCGGCTCCCAGCAACCCCCTGGTGATCACGGTCACAG GAGTCTACAGAAAGCCTTCCCTCCTGGCCCACCCAGGTCCCCTGGTGAAATCAGGAGAGATGGTCGTCCTGCAATGTTGGTCAGATATGAGGTTTGAGCATTTCCTTCTGCACAGAGAGGGGATCACTGAGGACCCCTTGCACCTCACTGGACAGCTCCATGATGGGGGTTCCCAGGCCAACTCTTCCGTGGGTCCCATGATACCTGCCCTTGCAGGGACCTACAGATGTTTTGGTTCTGTCGCTTACTCCCCCTATGAGTGGTCAGCTCCCAGTGACCCTCTGGACATCGTGATCATAG GTCTATATGGGAAACCTTCTCTCACAGCCCAGCCGGGCCCCACGGTTCAGGCAGGAGAGAACGTGACCTTGTCCTGCAGCTCCCAGAGCTCGTTTGACATTTACCGTCTATCCAGGGATGGGGAGGCCCATGGACTTAGGCTCCCTGCAGTGCCGAGGGTCAGTGGAACATTCAAGGCTGACTTTCCTCTGGGCCCTGCAACCCACGGAGGGAACTACAGATGCTTTGGCTCTTTCCGTGCCCTGCCCTATGTGTGGTCACACCCGAGTGACCCACTGCCCATTTCtgtcacag GAAACTCTTCAAGTACTTGGTCTTCACCCACAGAACCAAGCTCCAACACTGGTGA GTATCCCCAGACACCTGCATGTTCTGATTGTGTCCTCAGTGGTCATCATCCCCTTCAccatcctcctcttctttctcctgcatCGCTGGTGCTCCAACAAAAAGA ATGCTGCTGTAATGGACCAAGAGCCTGCAGGGGACAGAACAGTGAACAGGGAG GACTCTGA
- the KIR3DL2 gene encoding killer cell immunoglobulin-like receptor, three domains, long cytoplasmic tail, 2 isoform X3 → MSLMVISMACVGFFLLQRAWSHVDGQDKPFLSAWPSAVVPQGEHVSLQCHSHLGFTIFSLYKEDGVPAPELYNRRFWKDILLGPVTPAHAGTYRCRGSHLHSPTEWSAPSNPLVITVTGPLVKSGEMVVLQCWSDMRFEHFLLHREGITEDPLHLTGQLHDGGSQANSSVGPMIPALAGTYRCFGSVAYSPYEWSAPSDPLDIVIIGLYGKPSLTAQPGPTVQAGENVTLSCSSQSSFDIYRLSRDGEAHGLRLPAVPRVSGTFKADFPLGPATHGGNYRCFGSFRALPYVWSHPSDPLPISVTGNSSSTWSSPTEPSSNTGIPRHLHVLIVSSVVIIPFTILLFFLLHRWCSNKKNAAVMDQEPAGDRTVNREDSDEPDPQEVTYAQLDHRVFTQRKIARPSQRPKRPPTDTSVYIELPNAEPRSLSPAREHQSQALRGSSRETTALSQTQLASSNVPAAGI, encoded by the exons ATGTCGCTCATGGTCATCAGCATGGCATGTGTTG GGTTCTTCTTGCTGCAGAGGGCCTGGTCACATGTGG ATGGTCAGGACAAGCCCTTCCTCTCTGCCTGGCCCAGCGCTGTGGTGCCTCAAGGAGAACACGTGAGTCTTCAGTGTCACTCTCATCTTGGGTTTACCATCTTCAGTCTGTACAAGGAAGATGGGGTGCCTGCCCCTGAGCTCTACAACAGAAGATTCTGGAAGGACATCCTCCTGGGCCCTGTGACCCCGGCACACGCAGGGACCTACAGATGTCGGGGTTCACACCTGCACTCCCCCACTGAGTGGTCGGCTCCCAGCAACCCCCTGGTGATCACGGTCACAG GTCCCCTGGTGAAATCAGGAGAGATGGTCGTCCTGCAATGTTGGTCAGATATGAGGTTTGAGCATTTCCTTCTGCACAGAGAGGGGATCACTGAGGACCCCTTGCACCTCACTGGACAGCTCCATGATGGGGGTTCCCAGGCCAACTCTTCCGTGGGTCCCATGATACCTGCCCTTGCAGGGACCTACAGATGTTTTGGTTCTGTCGCTTACTCCCCCTATGAGTGGTCAGCTCCCAGTGACCCTCTGGACATCGTGATCATAG GTCTATATGGGAAACCTTCTCTCACAGCCCAGCCGGGCCCCACGGTTCAGGCAGGAGAGAACGTGACCTTGTCCTGCAGCTCCCAGAGCTCGTTTGACATTTACCGTCTATCCAGGGATGGGGAGGCCCATGGACTTAGGCTCCCTGCAGTGCCGAGGGTCAGTGGAACATTCAAGGCTGACTTTCCTCTGGGCCCTGCAACCCACGGAGGGAACTACAGATGCTTTGGCTCTTTCCGTGCCCTGCCCTATGTGTGGTCACACCCGAGTGACCCACTGCCCATTTCtgtcacag GAAACTCTTCAAGTACTTGGTCTTCACCCACAGAACCAAGCTCCAACACTG GTATCCCCAGACACCTGCATGTTCTGATTGTGTCCTCAGTGGTCATCATCCCCTTCAccatcctcctcttctttctcctgcatCGCTGGTGCTCCAACAAAAAGA ATGCTGCTGTAATGGACCAAGAGCCTGCAGGGGACAGAACAGTGAACAGGGAG GACTCTGATGAACCAGACCCTCAGGAGGTGACATACGCACAGTTGGATCACCGCGTTTTCACACAGAGAAAAATCGCTCGCCCTTCTCAGAGGCCCAAGAGACCCCCAACAGATACCAGCGTGTACATAGAGCTTCCAAATGCTGAGCCCAGATCATTGTCTCCTGCCCGTGAGCACCAGAGTCAGGCCTTGAGGGGGTCCTCCAGGGAGACAACAGCCCTGTCTCAAACCCAGCTTGCCAGTTCCAATGTACCAGCAGCAGGAATCTGA
- the KIR3DL2 gene encoding killer cell immunoglobulin-like receptor, three domains, long cytoplasmic tail, 2 isoform X4, translated as MSLMVISMACVGFFLLQRAWSHVDGQDKPFLSAWPSAVVPQGEHVSLQCHSHLGFTIFSLYKEDGVPAPELYNRRFWKDILLGPVTPAHAGTYRCRGSHLHSPTEWSAPSNPLVITVTGVYRKPSLLAHPGPLVKSGEMVVLQCWSDMRFEHFLLHREGITEDPLHLTGQLHDGGSQANSSVGPMIPALAGTYRCFGSVAYSPYEWSAPSDPLDIVIIGLYGKPSLTAQPGPTVQAGENVTLSCSSQSSFDIYRLSRDGEAHGLRLPAVPRVSGTFKADFPLGPATHGGNYRCFGSFRALPYVWSHPSDPLPISVTGIPRHLHVLIVSSVVIIPFTILLFFLLHRWCSNKKNAAVMDQEPAGDRTVNREDSDEPDPQEVTYAQLDHRVFTQRKIARPSQRPKRPPTDTSVYIELPNAEPRSLSPAREHQSQALRGSSRETTALSQTQLASSNVPAAGI; from the exons ATGTCGCTCATGGTCATCAGCATGGCATGTGTTG GGTTCTTCTTGCTGCAGAGGGCCTGGTCACATGTGG ATGGTCAGGACAAGCCCTTCCTCTCTGCCTGGCCCAGCGCTGTGGTGCCTCAAGGAGAACACGTGAGTCTTCAGTGTCACTCTCATCTTGGGTTTACCATCTTCAGTCTGTACAAGGAAGATGGGGTGCCTGCCCCTGAGCTCTACAACAGAAGATTCTGGAAGGACATCCTCCTGGGCCCTGTGACCCCGGCACACGCAGGGACCTACAGATGTCGGGGTTCACACCTGCACTCCCCCACTGAGTGGTCGGCTCCCAGCAACCCCCTGGTGATCACGGTCACAG GAGTCTACAGAAAGCCTTCCCTCCTGGCCCACCCAGGTCCCCTGGTGAAATCAGGAGAGATGGTCGTCCTGCAATGTTGGTCAGATATGAGGTTTGAGCATTTCCTTCTGCACAGAGAGGGGATCACTGAGGACCCCTTGCACCTCACTGGACAGCTCCATGATGGGGGTTCCCAGGCCAACTCTTCCGTGGGTCCCATGATACCTGCCCTTGCAGGGACCTACAGATGTTTTGGTTCTGTCGCTTACTCCCCCTATGAGTGGTCAGCTCCCAGTGACCCTCTGGACATCGTGATCATAG GTCTATATGGGAAACCTTCTCTCACAGCCCAGCCGGGCCCCACGGTTCAGGCAGGAGAGAACGTGACCTTGTCCTGCAGCTCCCAGAGCTCGTTTGACATTTACCGTCTATCCAGGGATGGGGAGGCCCATGGACTTAGGCTCCCTGCAGTGCCGAGGGTCAGTGGAACATTCAAGGCTGACTTTCCTCTGGGCCCTGCAACCCACGGAGGGAACTACAGATGCTTTGGCTCTTTCCGTGCCCTGCCCTATGTGTGGTCACACCCGAGTGACCCACTGCCCATTTCtgtcacag GTATCCCCAGACACCTGCATGTTCTGATTGTGTCCTCAGTGGTCATCATCCCCTTCAccatcctcctcttctttctcctgcatCGCTGGTGCTCCAACAAAAAGA ATGCTGCTGTAATGGACCAAGAGCCTGCAGGGGACAGAACAGTGAACAGGGAG GACTCTGATGAACCAGACCCTCAGGAGGTGACATACGCACAGTTGGATCACCGCGTTTTCACACAGAGAAAAATCGCTCGCCCTTCTCAGAGGCCCAAGAGACCCCCAACAGATACCAGCGTGTACATAGAGCTTCCAAATGCTGAGCCCAGATCATTGTCTCCTGCCCGTGAGCACCAGAGTCAGGCCTTGAGGGGGTCCTCCAGGGAGACAACAGCCCTGTCTCAAACCCAGCTTGCCAGTTCCAATGTACCAGCAGCAGGAATCTGA
- the KIR3DL2 gene encoding killer cell immunoglobulin-like receptor, three domains, long cytoplasmic tail, 2 isoform X2, which yields MSLMVISMACVGFFLLQRAWSHVDGQDKPFLSAWPSAVVPQGEHVSLQCHSHLGFTIFSLYKEDGVPAPELYNRRFWKDILLGPVTPAHAGTYRCRGSHLHSPTEWSAPSNPLVITVTGVYRKPSLLAHPGPLVKSGEMVVLQCWSDMRFEHFLLHREGITEDPLHLTGQLHDGGSQANSSVGPMIPALAGTYRCFGSVAYSPYEWSAPSDPLDIVIIGLYGKPSLTAQPGPTVQAGENVTLSCSSQSSFDIYRLSRDGEAHGLRLPAVPRVSGTFKADFPLGPATHGGNYRCFGSFRALPYVWSHPSDPLPISVTGNSSSTWSSPTEPSSNTGIPRHLHVLIVSSVVIIPFTILLFFLLHRWCSNKKNAAVMDQEPAGDRTVNREDSDEPDPQEVTYAQLDHRVFTQRKIARPSQRPKRPPTDTSVYIELPNAEPRSLSPAREHQSQALRGSSRETTALSQTQLASSNVPAAGI from the exons ATGTCGCTCATGGTCATCAGCATGGCATGTGTTG GGTTCTTCTTGCTGCAGAGGGCCTGGTCACATGTGG ATGGTCAGGACAAGCCCTTCCTCTCTGCCTGGCCCAGCGCTGTGGTGCCTCAAGGAGAACACGTGAGTCTTCAGTGTCACTCTCATCTTGGGTTTACCATCTTCAGTCTGTACAAGGAAGATGGGGTGCCTGCCCCTGAGCTCTACAACAGAAGATTCTGGAAGGACATCCTCCTGGGCCCTGTGACCCCGGCACACGCAGGGACCTACAGATGTCGGGGTTCACACCTGCACTCCCCCACTGAGTGGTCGGCTCCCAGCAACCCCCTGGTGATCACGGTCACAG GAGTCTACAGAAAGCCTTCCCTCCTGGCCCACCCAGGTCCCCTGGTGAAATCAGGAGAGATGGTCGTCCTGCAATGTTGGTCAGATATGAGGTTTGAGCATTTCCTTCTGCACAGAGAGGGGATCACTGAGGACCCCTTGCACCTCACTGGACAGCTCCATGATGGGGGTTCCCAGGCCAACTCTTCCGTGGGTCCCATGATACCTGCCCTTGCAGGGACCTACAGATGTTTTGGTTCTGTCGCTTACTCCCCCTATGAGTGGTCAGCTCCCAGTGACCCTCTGGACATCGTGATCATAG GTCTATATGGGAAACCTTCTCTCACAGCCCAGCCGGGCCCCACGGTTCAGGCAGGAGAGAACGTGACCTTGTCCTGCAGCTCCCAGAGCTCGTTTGACATTTACCGTCTATCCAGGGATGGGGAGGCCCATGGACTTAGGCTCCCTGCAGTGCCGAGGGTCAGTGGAACATTCAAGGCTGACTTTCCTCTGGGCCCTGCAACCCACGGAGGGAACTACAGATGCTTTGGCTCTTTCCGTGCCCTGCCCTATGTGTGGTCACACCCGAGTGACCCACTGCCCATTTCtgtcacag GAAACTCTTCAAGTACTTGGTCTTCACCCACAGAACCAAGCTCCAACACTG GTATCCCCAGACACCTGCATGTTCTGATTGTGTCCTCAGTGGTCATCATCCCCTTCAccatcctcctcttctttctcctgcatCGCTGGTGCTCCAACAAAAAGA ATGCTGCTGTAATGGACCAAGAGCCTGCAGGGGACAGAACAGTGAACAGGGAG GACTCTGATGAACCAGACCCTCAGGAGGTGACATACGCACAGTTGGATCACCGCGTTTTCACACAGAGAAAAATCGCTCGCCCTTCTCAGAGGCCCAAGAGACCCCCAACAGATACCAGCGTGTACATAGAGCTTCCAAATGCTGAGCCCAGATCATTGTCTCCTGCCCGTGAGCACCAGAGTCAGGCCTTGAGGGGGTCCTCCAGGGAGACAACAGCCCTGTCTCAAACCCAGCTTGCCAGTTCCAATGTACCAGCAGCAGGAATCTGA
- the KIR3DL2 gene encoding killer cell immunoglobulin-like receptor, three domains, long cytoplasmic tail, 2 isoform X12: MSLMVISMACVGVYRKPSLLAHPGPLVKSGEMVVLQCWSDMRFEHFLLHREGITEDPLHLTGQLHDGGSQANSSVGPMIPALAGTYRCFGSVAYSPYEWSAPSDPLDIVIIGLYGKPSLTAQPGPTVQAGENVTLSCSSQSSFDIYRLSRDGEAHGLRLPAVPRVSGTFKADFPLGPATHGGNYRCFGSFRALPYVWSHPSDPLPISVTGNSSSTWSSPTEPSSNTGIPRHLHVLIVSSVVIIPFTILLFFLLHRWCSNKKSKCCCNGPRACRGQNSEQGGL; the protein is encoded by the exons ATGTCGCTCATGGTCATCAGCATGGCATGTGTTG GAGTCTACAGAAAGCCTTCCCTCCTGGCCCACCCAGGTCCCCTGGTGAAATCAGGAGAGATGGTCGTCCTGCAATGTTGGTCAGATATGAGGTTTGAGCATTTCCTTCTGCACAGAGAGGGGATCACTGAGGACCCCTTGCACCTCACTGGACAGCTCCATGATGGGGGTTCCCAGGCCAACTCTTCCGTGGGTCCCATGATACCTGCCCTTGCAGGGACCTACAGATGTTTTGGTTCTGTCGCTTACTCCCCCTATGAGTGGTCAGCTCCCAGTGACCCTCTGGACATCGTGATCATAG GTCTATATGGGAAACCTTCTCTCACAGCCCAGCCGGGCCCCACGGTTCAGGCAGGAGAGAACGTGACCTTGTCCTGCAGCTCCCAGAGCTCGTTTGACATTTACCGTCTATCCAGGGATGGGGAGGCCCATGGACTTAGGCTCCCTGCAGTGCCGAGGGTCAGTGGAACATTCAAGGCTGACTTTCCTCTGGGCCCTGCAACCCACGGAGGGAACTACAGATGCTTTGGCTCTTTCCGTGCCCTGCCCTATGTGTGGTCACACCCGAGTGACCCACTGCCCATTTCtgtcacag GAAACTCTTCAAGTACTTGGTCTTCACCCACAGAACCAAGCTCCAACACTG GTATCCCCAGACACCTGCATGTTCTGATTGTGTCCTCAGTGGTCATCATCCCCTTCAccatcctcctcttctttctcctgcatCGCTGGTGCTCCAACAAAAAGAGTAA ATGCTGCTGTAATGGACCAAGAGCCTGCAGGGGACAGAACAGTGAACAGGGAG GACTCTGA